The genomic DNA AAATACGGAGATAATAATGAATAGCTAGAAGGAACTGTGGAGGGAATGATATGGAATATAATGTTCTGCGATTATATAATGAGCTTCATAAAATGAAAAAGGAATTACTAACAAAACAGCTTGACGGAAAAAAAATGTCTGACACTGTCGCAGTGATGATCAATGAGGAAATTTCTGATATTGAACAAGCGATAAATAAAATTGATAGTGGTACTTTTGGGCGTTGTGAAACTTCAAACGAATTAATTCCATTTGAGATACTTTCCATTATTCCAACGATAAGAACGAAAAAAGATGTAGAAGTTATTCGCAAACATTTTAAAAAGTCGCTTAACTAATGTAATTAAGCTTTGTTCATACTATCAATTTGTGCTAAAATGCAAAGGTAACCTATTGGATAACAAGCTGGAGGTAGCCTTCGTGTTAATTTATTATTTAATTGCGTTTTTTGTTATTATACTTGATCAATGGACAAAATGGTTAATTGTTAAAACAATGAATTTAGGAGATAATATTGAAATTATTAAAGATTTCCTTTATATTACTTCCCATCGTAATAAAGGTGCAGCGTGGGGTATTTTAGAAGGACAAATGTGGTTTTTTTACGTCATCACAGTAATTGTGATTATTGCAATTATTTATTACATTCAAAAGACCGCCAGAAATCATCATCTTTTTGGTGTGTCATTAGGTCTTATACTTGGTGGGGCAATTGGAAACTTTATCGATAGAGTTTTTCGTCAAGAAGTAGTCGATTTTATTAATACATATATTTTTGGTTACGACTTCCCAGTATTTAATA from Bacillus aquiflavi includes the following:
- a CDS encoding TraR/DksA family transcriptional regulator translates to MEYNVLRLYNELHKMKKELLTKQLDGKKMSDTVAVMINEEISDIEQAINKIDSGTFGRCETSNELIPFEILSIIPTIRTKKDVEVIRKHFKKSLN
- the lspA gene encoding signal peptidase II, producing the protein MLIYYLIAFFVIILDQWTKWLIVKTMNLGDNIEIIKDFLYITSHRNKGAAWGILEGQMWFFYVITVIVIIAIIYYIQKTARNHHLFGVSLGLILGGAIGNFIDRVFRQEVVDFINTYIFGYDFPVFNIADSALVIGVILFMIYMFLEERKLKEKTHGKKGTHHS